One genomic region from Euzebyales bacterium encodes:
- a CDS encoding GNAT family N-acetyltransferase produces the protein MSAPSASCGPALVRRLQEKAARALPAEHVDGWWLRHSTSCAWWVAAVLPHADRVVADDGWAGLFGMATLPHARGKGAGRSVLAALADWAGAHGADRLYLQVDCDNLPALRLYEGAGFADLCWYHYRTAR, from the coding sequence ATGTCGGCACCGTCTGCGTCGTGCGGTCCGGCACTGGTGCGGCGACTGCAGGAGAAGGCGGCCAGGGCGCTTCCGGCGGAGCATGTCGACGGATGGTGGCTGCGCCATTCCACCAGTTGCGCCTGGTGGGTGGCGGCGGTGCTGCCACACGCGGACCGCGTGGTCGCCGACGATGGTTGGGCGGGCCTGTTCGGTATGGCCACGCTGCCTCACGCGCGGGGGAAGGGCGCCGGCCGTAGTGTGCTCGCCGCGCTGGCAGACTGGGCGGGTGCACACGGCGCCGACCGTCTGTATCTCCAGGTGGACTGTGACAACCTTCCGGCGCTCCGGCTGTACGAGGGCGCGGGTTTCGCCGACCTGTGCTGGTACCACTACCGCACCGCGAGATGA
- a CDS encoding cyclase family protein, producing the protein MQQAGRQYNPLDAHSFSVTDLDDAAAAQGTAIDTGDILLIHFGWVQRYVEASAAERAAMTTWGSVTAPGLEQSLEMVEHL; encoded by the coding sequence ATGCAACAGGCGGGTCGGCAGTACAACCCGCTCGACGCGCACTCCTTCTCGGTCACCGACCTCGACGACGCCGCGGCCGCCCAGGGCACGGCCATCGACACCGGCGACATCCTCCTCATCCACTTCGGTTGGGTGCAGCGCTACGTCGAGGCATCGGCTGCAGAGCGCGCGGCGATGACGACGTGGGGCTCGGTCACCGCCCCGGGCCTCGAGCAGTCGCTGGAGATGGTCGAGCACCTGTGA